The Algisphaera agarilytica DNA segment CACCCGCCTCGAGCGCAAATGCGTCGTAGTACCAGCCCCACCCGCGCCAACGCAGCATGGGCCCGCCATCCACGAAATCGGTCTGGACCGACTCGTGGTCGGGCATCTCCAGCGTGAGCGGTTGACTCCGCATAGCGGGCGACGACTCCGGCAGCGAGAGGTAACGGTTGCGCAGCGCCCCGGGCTTCAGCGAGACGTCCATCAGCGGGCTCGCCTCATCCGGTAGCACGTACCACGCCCGCATGTTCTGCACGGCTAACTTCGGGCCCACGTCCATCGGCTCGACGTTCCGCAAGCGGATCATCGTGGCGAAAGGACGGTCCCGCCGATCACGCCAATACGCCAGCGGGCCGCAGACCGCGGGGTTCCATTGATCACACAGCGCATCGATCTGCTCGGGCGTCTGGTCGGCGTAGTCGTGGACCGCCCCCGCGATCGCCGTCGCCATGAACGGCCCGCCCGACGCTTTGAGAAACAACCGCTCGCCGGTCGAGACCGACTTAAACGGGGCGCACCGCAGCTTCGACAGCCGGCTCTCCACCGTCTTCTGTCCCGACAGGATCATCCGCAGGTATTCGCGTTTCAGGATGGCGACATGGATCGACACGGTGTCCCTCGGTTCCCAGAAAACTCAACTTAATACGAAGCGTGGTTTACGCCAGCCCCTTCCACACCATCCGAAGCCCGGCCGCCGCGGCCCCAGCGTACATGATAAACGTGAACGGCCGTTCGGCGATCACCCGGTGCATCCACAAGCCCAACAGCG contains these protein-coding regions:
- a CDS encoding ASCH domain-containing protein, with the translated sequence MSIHVAILKREYLRMILSGQKTVESRLSKLRCAPFKSVSTGERLFLKASGGPFMATAIAGAVHDYADQTPEQIDALCDQWNPAVCGPLAYWRDRRDRPFATMIRLRNVEPMDVGPKLAVQNMRAWYVLPDEASPLMDVSLKPGALRNRYLSLPESSPAMRSQPLTLEMPDHESVQTDFVDGGPMLRWRGWGWYYDAFALEAGDVVRFVALGGRRYRVRFIRSTP